A genomic segment from Bradyrhizobium sp. ISRA430 encodes:
- a CDS encoding multidrug efflux RND transporter permease subunit produces the protein MPSFFIDRPIFAWVVALFICLIGAIAIPLLPIAQYPIIAPPSISISTSYPGASPENLYNSVTRLIEEELNGASGILNFESTSDSLGQVEIIANFVPGTDTGAASVEVQNRIKRVEARLPRAVIQQGILIEEASSAVLQIITLNSTDGSLDEVGLGDFMIRNVLGEIRRIPGVGRATLYSTERSLRVWVDPAKLVGYGLTADDVNKAIAAQNAQVASGSIGAEPSTANQRTSSLVLVKGQLSSPDEFGAIILRANPDGSTVRLRDVARVEVGGLSYQFNTRLNGKPTAGLSVLLSPTGNALATASAVEEKMKELSRFFPANISYEIPYNITPVVEASIKKVLTTLVEAVVLVFVVMFLFLQNIRYTIIPTIVVPVALLGACTTLLLAGYSINMLSMFGMVLAVGILVDDAIVVVENVERIMAEEGLPPKEATRKAMSQITGAIIGITLVLMAVFVPMAFFPGSVGIIYRQFSVTMVAAIGFSAFLALSLTPALCATLLKPVAAGHGHARKGVFGWFNRMLEGGKEGYSRTVAFSLKRTGRLMLVYAALLVGLSWAFINLPGGFLPVDDQGFVTTDVQTPSDSSYARTEAVIEKVEKYLAQRPGVKDVTFLTGFSFSGQGMNTAQAFITLKDWSERGPKDSAAAIVSDINRDLSSIRDAKISALQPPPIDNLGNSSGFSFRLQDRGQKGYSALMRAADQLIADANASPVLQKVYIEGLPEAGVVNLVIDREKAGAFGVTFEDINNTISTNLGSNYINDFPNRGRMQRVVVQADSRDRMRTEDILNYNVKNSRGQLVPFSSFATVEWARGPTQIAGFNYYPAVRISGEAKPGFTSGDAIAEMEKLAGRLPRGFGYEWTGQSLQEKLSGSQAPFLLALSVFVVFLCLAALYESWTIPLAVLLTVPLGVTGAVIAAMLRGLPNDVYFTVGLITIIGLAAKDAILIIEFAKDLRKEGKPLLEATIEACRLRFRPILMTGLAFICGVLPMAIAHGAGGASQQSLGTVVMGGMIAVVILALLMVPVFFVSVQRVLAGDREPKAAKAEVYGPPAPVKP, from the coding sequence ATGCCGAGCTTCTTCATCGACAGGCCGATCTTCGCCTGGGTCGTCGCGCTATTCATCTGTCTGATCGGCGCGATCGCGATCCCGCTGCTGCCGATCGCGCAATATCCGATCATCGCGCCGCCCTCGATCTCGATCTCGACGAGCTACCCGGGCGCCTCGCCGGAAAACCTCTACAACAGCGTTACGCGCCTGATCGAGGAGGAGCTCAACGGCGCCTCCGGCATCCTCAATTTCGAATCCACCAGCGACTCGCTCGGCCAGGTCGAGATCATTGCCAATTTCGTGCCGGGCACCGACACCGGCGCGGCCTCGGTCGAGGTGCAGAACCGCATCAAGCGCGTCGAGGCGCGCCTGCCGCGTGCGGTGATCCAGCAAGGCATTCTGATCGAGGAAGCCTCGAGCGCAGTGCTTCAGATCATCACGCTGAACTCGACCGACGGCAGCCTGGATGAAGTCGGGCTCGGCGACTTCATGATCCGCAACGTGCTCGGCGAGATCCGCCGCATCCCCGGCGTCGGCCGCGCCACGCTTTATTCGACGGAGCGGTCGCTTCGCGTCTGGGTCGATCCGGCCAAGCTCGTCGGCTATGGGCTGACGGCCGACGACGTCAACAAGGCGATCGCGGCGCAGAACGCGCAGGTCGCCTCGGGCAGCATCGGCGCCGAGCCGTCGACCGCGAACCAGCGCACGTCCTCGCTGGTGCTGGTCAAGGGCCAGCTCTCCTCGCCCGATGAATTCGGCGCCATCATCTTGCGCGCCAATCCCGATGGCTCGACCGTGCGCCTGCGCGACGTCGCGCGCGTCGAGGTCGGCGGCCTCAGCTACCAGTTCAATACGCGGCTGAACGGCAAGCCGACCGCGGGTCTTTCGGTGCTGCTGTCGCCGACCGGCAATGCGCTCGCGACCGCGAGCGCGGTCGAAGAGAAGATGAAGGAGCTGTCGCGCTTCTTCCCGGCCAATATCAGCTACGAGATCCCCTACAACATCACGCCCGTGGTCGAGGCCTCGATCAAGAAGGTGCTGACGACGCTGGTCGAAGCCGTGGTGCTGGTGTTCGTGGTGATGTTCCTGTTTCTCCAGAACATCCGCTACACCATCATCCCGACTATCGTGGTGCCGGTGGCGCTCCTGGGCGCCTGTACCACGCTGCTGCTTGCCGGCTACTCCATCAACATGCTCTCGATGTTCGGCATGGTGCTCGCGGTCGGCATCCTCGTCGACGACGCCATCGTCGTCGTAGAGAACGTCGAGCGTATCATGGCCGAGGAAGGCCTGCCGCCGAAGGAGGCGACACGCAAGGCGATGTCGCAGATCACCGGCGCCATCATCGGCATCACGCTGGTGCTGATGGCGGTGTTCGTGCCGATGGCGTTCTTCCCGGGCTCGGTCGGCATCATCTACCGCCAGTTCTCCGTCACCATGGTCGCCGCGATCGGCTTCTCCGCCTTCCTCGCGCTGTCGCTGACGCCGGCGCTGTGCGCGACGTTGCTCAAGCCCGTTGCGGCCGGCCATGGCCACGCGCGGAAGGGCGTGTTCGGCTGGTTCAACCGCATGCTCGAAGGCGGCAAGGAGGGCTATTCCCGCACCGTCGCCTTCTCGCTCAAGCGCACGGGCCGGCTGATGCTGGTCTATGCGGCACTACTGGTCGGCCTATCCTGGGCCTTCATCAACCTGCCCGGCGGCTTCCTGCCCGTCGACGACCAGGGCTTTGTCACCACCGACGTGCAGACGCCGTCGGATTCGTCCTATGCCCGCACCGAGGCCGTGATCGAGAAGGTCGAGAAATATCTGGCGCAGCGGCCAGGCGTGAAGGATGTCACCTTCCTCACCGGCTTCAGCTTCTCCGGCCAGGGCATGAACACGGCGCAGGCCTTCATCACGCTGAAGGACTGGTCGGAGCGCGGGCCGAAGGATTCGGCAGCCGCGATCGTCTCGGACATCAACCGCGACCTGTCCTCGATCCGCGATGCAAAAATCTCGGCGCTGCAGCCGCCGCCGATCGACAATCTCGGCAACTCCTCGGGCTTCTCGTTCCGCCTTCAGGACCGCGGCCAGAAGGGCTATTCGGCCCTGATGCGCGCCGCCGACCAGCTCATCGCGGACGCCAATGCGAGCCCGGTGCTGCAGAAGGTCTATATCGAGGGCCTGCCCGAGGCGGGCGTCGTCAATCTCGTGATCGACCGCGAGAAGGCCGGCGCCTTCGGCGTGACGTTCGAGGACATCAACAACACGATCTCGACCAATCTCGGCTCGAACTACATCAACGACTTCCCGAACCGCGGCCGCATGCAGCGCGTCGTGGTCCAGGCCGACAGCCGCGACCGCATGAGGACCGAGGACATCCTCAACTACAACGTCAAGAACAGCCGCGGCCAGCTCGTGCCGTTCTCGTCCTTCGCAACCGTCGAATGGGCGCGCGGTCCGACCCAGATCGCCGGCTTCAACTACTATCCGGCCGTGCGCATCTCCGGCGAGGCGAAGCCCGGCTTCACCTCGGGCGATGCGATCGCCGAGATGGAGAAGCTTGCGGGCAGGCTGCCGCGCGGCTTCGGCTATGAATGGACCGGACAGTCGCTGCAGGAGAAGCTGTCGGGCTCGCAGGCGCCGTTCCTGCTGGCGCTGTCGGTGTTCGTGGTGTTCCTGTGTCTGGCCGCGCTCTACGAGAGCTGGACCATTCCGCTCGCGGTGCTGCTCACCGTGCCGCTCGGTGTCACCGGCGCGGTGATCGCGGCGATGCTGCGCGGCCTGCCGAACGACGTCTATTTCACCGTCGGCCTGATCACCATCATCGGCCTTGCCGCCAAGGACGCGATCCTGATCATCGAGTTCGCCAAGGACCTGCGCAAGGAAGGCAAGCCGCTGCTGGAAGCCACCATCGAGGCCTGCCGCCTGCGCTTCCGCCCGATCCTGATGACCGGCCTTGCCTTCATCTGCGGCGTGCTGCCGATGGCGATCGCCCACGGCGCCGGCGGTGCCAGCCAGCAATCGCTCGGCACCGTCGTGATGGGCGGCATGATCGCGGTGGTCATCCTCGCGCTCTTGATGGTGCCGGTGTTCTTCGTCTCCGTGCAGCGCGTGCTCGCAGGGGACCGGGAGCCGAAAGCGGCGAAGGCGGAAGTGTATGGACCGCCGGCACCGGTGAAGCCATAA
- a CDS encoding efflux RND transporter periplasmic adaptor subunit, which produces MSGLRARSACVALMLAALAPLLAGCDESSSAISSATQPADPDVSIVVVKPQPRAVVRELPGRIAPTRVSEVRPRVSGIVVERLFRQGSEVKAGDPLYRIDPRPFEVEVMANEAALAKAEAALMQAQQQARRIATLTSQRAAPEAENEKAVAAERQAHAEVEGRKAELARAKLNLDYATVRAPIDGVVGAALVSEGALAVQNETNLATIQQLDPIYADFTQSVTELNQLRRAFESGDLERIAADAAKVRLVLDDNTLYSLDGKLLFSDAKVDAHTGQVTLRGEFRNPKRELLPGMYVRVRIDQGLDSDAIAVPQQAIQRNGGGGSEVFVVKDDNRIAVQAVRTGSVQDGIWFVTDGLKAGDKVVVEGFQKFAAGDKVKPQSWSEADATADNRHAQQVTR; this is translated from the coding sequence ATGTCAGGACTTCGTGCGCGATCGGCATGCGTTGCATTGATGCTCGCGGCCCTCGCGCCGCTGCTTGCAGGTTGCGACGAATCCAGCTCAGCCATCTCCTCCGCCACCCAGCCCGCCGACCCCGATGTCAGCATCGTCGTCGTCAAGCCGCAGCCGCGCGCCGTGGTGCGCGAACTGCCCGGCCGCATCGCGCCGACGCGCGTCTCCGAAGTGCGGCCTCGCGTCTCCGGCATCGTGGTCGAGCGCCTGTTCCGTCAGGGCAGCGAGGTGAAGGCGGGTGATCCGCTCTACCGGATCGATCCGCGCCCGTTCGAGGTCGAGGTGATGGCCAACGAAGCGGCGCTCGCCAAGGCCGAGGCGGCCTTGATGCAGGCGCAGCAGCAGGCGCGCCGCATTGCCACGCTCACGAGCCAGCGCGCTGCCCCCGAAGCCGAGAATGAGAAGGCGGTTGCGGCCGAGCGCCAGGCCCATGCCGAGGTCGAGGGCCGCAAGGCCGAGCTCGCGCGCGCAAAACTCAATCTGGACTACGCCACCGTGCGCGCGCCGATCGACGGCGTGGTCGGCGCGGCCCTGGTCAGCGAGGGCGCGCTCGCGGTCCAGAACGAGACCAATCTCGCCACCATCCAGCAGCTTGATCCGATCTATGCCGACTTCACCCAGTCGGTGACCGAGCTCAACCAGCTCCGCCGCGCCTTCGAGAGCGGCGACCTCGAGCGCATCGCCGCCGATGCCGCCAAGGTGCGCCTCGTGCTCGACGACAACACCCTTTATTCGCTCGACGGCAAGCTGCTTTTCTCCGATGCCAAGGTCGACGCCCATACCGGGCAGGTGACCCTGCGCGGCGAGTTCCGCAATCCCAAGCGCGAGCTCTTGCCGGGCATGTATGTCCGCGTGCGCATCGACCAGGGTCTCGACTCCGACGCGATCGCGGTGCCGCAGCAGGCGATTCAGCGCAATGGCGGCGGCGGCAGCGAGGTGTTCGTCGTCAAGGACGACAATCGCATCGCGGTGCAGGCGGTGCGCACCGGTTCGGTGCAGGACGGCATCTGGTTCGTCACCGACGGGCTGAAGGCCGGCGACAAGGTCGTGGTCGAAGGTTTCCAGAAGTTCGCGGCCGGCGACAAGGTCAAGCCGCAATCCTGGTCGGAAGCGGATGCGACCGCGGACAACCGGCACGCGCAGCAGGTCACGCGGTAA
- a CDS encoding flagellar motor protein MotA, which yields MRTPSGTSPHMDIELTKLSSPSVFLVRMLVFLVLCTLISVVLYKQIANAFFFNPGLNALIGAVLVIGIILSFRQVIRLYPEVRWVNSFRIADPGLVPSGHPRLLAPMAAILGGERTGRMTITQQTMRHLLDSIATRLDEARDISRYLTGLLVFLGLLGTFWGLIETVGSVGAIIGGLKVGGDAGALFDTLKEGLAAPLGGMGISFSSSLFGLAGSLILGFLDLQSSQAQNRFYTDLEDWLATTVREYGRGEVTVAAGGGVAGGELQAAVERLRSVLEEGSASRGTTAAMASLAEAIQALVSHMRTEQQMIREWADGQGEQNREIRRLLERIARQPEKS from the coding sequence ATGCGCACGCCGTCAGGCACCTCGCCTCACATGGACATCGAACTCACCAAACTGTCGTCGCCCAGCGTGTTTCTCGTGCGGATGCTCGTCTTCCTGGTGCTCTGCACTCTGATCTCCGTGGTGCTCTACAAGCAGATAGCGAATGCCTTTTTCTTCAATCCGGGCCTCAACGCGCTGATCGGGGCGGTCCTTGTCATCGGCATCATTCTCTCCTTCCGGCAGGTCATCCGGCTCTATCCAGAAGTGAGGTGGGTCAACAGCTTCCGGATTGCCGACCCGGGGCTGGTGCCGAGCGGCCACCCGCGGTTGCTGGCGCCGATGGCGGCGATCCTCGGCGGCGAGCGGACCGGACGCATGACGATCACGCAGCAGACCATGCGCCATCTGCTCGACTCGATCGCGACGCGCCTCGACGAAGCCCGGGATATCTCCCGCTACCTGACCGGACTCTTGGTCTTCCTCGGCCTGCTTGGCACCTTCTGGGGCCTGATCGAGACGGTCGGCTCGGTTGGCGCGATTATTGGCGGCCTGAAGGTCGGCGGCGATGCCGGCGCGCTGTTCGACACGCTGAAAGAGGGCCTCGCCGCCCCGCTCGGCGGCATGGGCATCTCGTTCTCGAGCTCGTTGTTCGGCCTCGCCGGCTCGCTGATCCTCGGCTTTCTCGACCTGCAATCGAGCCAGGCCCAGAACCGCTTCTACACCGACCTCGAAGACTGGCTCGCCACCACCGTGCGCGAATATGGCCGCGGCGAGGTGACCGTCGCAGCCGGCGGCGGCGTCGCCGGCGGCGAGCTGCAGGCCGCGGTCGAGCGGCTGCGTTCGGTGCTGGAAGAGGGCAGCGCGAGCCGCGGCACCACGGCCGCGATGGCAAGCCTTGCCGAAGCCATCCAGGCGCTGGTCTCGCACATGCGCACCGAGCAGCAGATGATCCGCGAATGGGCCGACGGCCAGGGCGAGCAGAACCGCGAGATCCGGCGCCTTCTGGAACGCATCGCGCGCCAGCCGGAGAAGAGTTGA
- a CDS encoding peptidoglycan -binding protein: MALARARRSDGPFNYWPGFVDALSTLVLSIVFLLSVFLVVQFFLSQEVTGKDKALEQLNAKIAQLNELLSLEKLGKLSLDDQVAQLKAGLASAESERDRMKGLYEGLASAGNDAQGKTTELNKALDSEKAVSARALAQIEVLNQQISALRRQLAALEEALDASEKRDKESQSRIADLGARLNVALAQRVQELSRYRSEFFGRLRAILGNRPDIRVVGDRFVFQSEVFFDTGQATLLPEGRAELDTVANALIELDKKIPTEIAWVLRVDGHTDMRPVNGPNFKSNWDLSAARAISVVQYLISLGVPAQRLVAAGFGEFQPLDPGNTEEAYKRNRRIELKLTER, encoded by the coding sequence ATGGCTCTAGCCCGCGCCCGCCGCAGCGACGGCCCCTTCAATTACTGGCCCGGATTCGTCGACGCGCTGTCGACGCTGGTGCTGTCGATCGTGTTCCTGTTGTCGGTGTTCCTGGTCGTGCAGTTCTTCCTGTCGCAGGAGGTGACCGGCAAGGACAAGGCGCTGGAACAGCTCAACGCCAAGATCGCGCAGCTCAACGAACTCTTGTCGCTGGAGAAGCTGGGCAAGCTCAGCCTCGACGACCAGGTGGCACAGCTCAAGGCCGGCCTCGCTTCCGCCGAATCCGAGCGCGACCGCATGAAGGGCCTCTATGAGGGGCTCGCCAGTGCCGGCAACGACGCGCAAGGCAAGACCACCGAGCTCAACAAGGCGCTGGACTCGGAGAAGGCCGTCTCGGCCCGGGCGCTCGCCCAGATCGAGGTGCTGAACCAGCAGATCAGCGCGCTGCGGCGGCAGCTCGCGGCGCTCGAGGAAGCGCTCGATGCCTCCGAGAAGCGCGACAAGGAATCGCAGAGCCGGATCGCCGATCTCGGCGCGCGCCTCAACGTGGCGCTGGCGCAGCGCGTGCAGGAATTGTCGCGCTATCGCTCCGAATTCTTCGGCCGCCTGCGCGCCATTCTCGGCAATCGTCCCGACATCCGCGTCGTCGGCGACCGCTTCGTGTTCCAGTCGGAAGTGTTCTTCGACACCGGACAGGCGACCCTGTTGCCCGAGGGCCGCGCCGAGCTCGATACCGTGGCGAACGCGCTGATCGAGCTCGACAAGAAGATCCCGACGGAAATCGCCTGGGTGCTGCGTGTCGATGGTCATACCGACATGCGGCCGGTCAACGGCCCGAACTTCAAGTCCAACTGGGACCTGTCCGCGGCCCGCGCCATCTCGGTGGTGCAATATCTGATCTCGCTCGGTGTGCCGGCCCAGCGCCTGGTCGCCGCCGGCTTCGGCGAATTCCAGCCCCTCGACCCCGGCAACACCGAAGAGGCCTACAAGCGCAACCGCCGCATCGAGCTGAAGCTGACGGAGCGGTAG
- a CDS encoding GNAT family N-acetyltransferase codes for MSALRLRPYRAEDEAASIDLWHRTWQQAYPQIDFAARLEWWRERWRKDLVPKASIVVAEQDAALIGFVTIDGEGYLDQLVVDPDHWGSDAARLLVDEAKRLSPTGVTLLVNKDNARAIRFYERNGFAHAGDDVNPTSGRPVLRMAWKP; via the coding sequence GTGAGCGCCCTCCGCCTCCGCCCCTACCGCGCAGAGGACGAGGCCGCGTCCATCGACCTCTGGCATCGCACCTGGCAACAGGCTTATCCGCAGATCGACTTCGCGGCGCGCCTCGAATGGTGGCGCGAACGCTGGCGCAAGGACCTGGTGCCGAAGGCCTCAATCGTGGTCGCCGAACAGGACGCCGCGCTGATCGGCTTCGTCACCATCGACGGCGAAGGCTATCTCGACCAGCTCGTGGTCGATCCCGACCACTGGGGCTCGGATGCAGCGCGGCTGCTGGTGGATGAGGCCAAGCGCCTGTCACCGACCGGCGTCACCCTGCTCGTCAACAAGGACAACGCCCGCGCCATCCGCTTCTACGAGCGCAACGGCTTTGCGCATGCGGGCGACGACGTGAACCCAACCTCAGGACGGCCGGTGCTGCGGATGGCGTGGAAGCCGTAA
- a CDS encoding ABC transporter ATP-binding protein/permease — MSAVERLDHRYHEGEAGPAETPSIEAELIEQPAKGRARLRPLLALAPYVSRYRGRAALAFVALTIAALTTLLVPVAVRRMIDFGLTPEGIALINSYFAVMIAVVAVLALASASRYYLVMTIGERIVADLRRDVFAHLLSLSPAFFDSARSGELVSRLTADTTQIKSAVGASVSIALRNLMMFLGAAAMMVITSPRLSGFVLLAIPLIVLPLVAFGRWVRRLSRNAQDTLADASAYAGELVGAIRTVQAYTSEGLAEKRFGGEVEQAYEAARTSTQARAVLTAIIIFIVFASVVAILWIGSHDVLTGAITPGRLGQFVLYAAFAAAGLGQLSEVWGEVSAASGAAERLFEILHVQPEITAPASPRALPTPACGEVGFDHVSFAYPARPDVNVLDAVSFTVRPGEKVAIVGPSGAGKSTIFHLLLRFYDPRGGAISLDGVPVMAADPRDFRARIALVPQESTVFAASARENIRFGRPDATDAEVERAAELAHAAEFIRRLPDGFETPLGERGVTLSGGQRQRIAIARAILRDAPLLLLDEATSALDAESETLVQTALEELMSHRTTLVIAHRLATVLSCDRILVMDQGRIVEQGTHAELVAANGLYARLARLQFEGA; from the coding sequence ATGAGCGCAGTGGAACGGCTTGACCATCGGTACCATGAGGGCGAAGCCGGGCCTGCCGAGACCCCGTCGATCGAGGCGGAGCTGATCGAGCAGCCGGCGAAGGGCCGGGCGCGACTGCGTCCGCTGCTCGCGCTCGCGCCCTATGTCAGCCGCTATCGCGGCCGGGCGGCGCTCGCTTTCGTCGCGCTGACGATCGCGGCGCTGACGACGCTGCTGGTGCCTGTCGCGGTAAGGCGGATGATCGATTTCGGCCTCACGCCGGAAGGCATCGCGCTGATCAACAGCTACTTTGCCGTGATGATCGCGGTGGTCGCCGTGCTCGCGCTCGCAAGTGCCTCGCGCTACTACCTCGTGATGACGATCGGCGAGCGCATCGTCGCTGACCTCCGGCGCGACGTCTTCGCCCATCTGCTCTCGCTGTCGCCGGCCTTCTTCGACTCTGCGCGCAGCGGCGAGCTGGTGTCGCGCCTCACCGCCGACACCACCCAGATCAAATCCGCGGTCGGCGCGTCCGTCTCAATCGCGCTGCGCAACCTCATGATGTTCCTCGGCGCCGCGGCGATGATGGTGATCACGAGTCCGCGCCTGTCCGGCTTCGTGCTGCTGGCGATCCCCCTGATCGTGCTGCCGCTGGTCGCGTTCGGACGCTGGGTGCGGCGGCTGTCGCGCAACGCGCAGGATACGCTCGCCGATGCCTCGGCCTATGCCGGCGAGCTGGTCGGCGCGATCCGCACCGTGCAGGCCTATACCAGCGAGGGGCTGGCGGAGAAGCGGTTCGGCGGCGAGGTCGAGCAGGCCTACGAGGCCGCGCGCACCTCGACCCAGGCGCGTGCGGTGCTCACCGCCATCATCATCTTCATCGTGTTCGCCAGCGTGGTCGCGATTCTCTGGATCGGCTCGCACGACGTGCTGACCGGCGCCATCACGCCGGGCCGGCTCGGCCAGTTCGTGCTCTATGCCGCGTTCGCGGCCGCCGGTCTCGGCCAGCTCAGCGAGGTCTGGGGTGAGGTCTCGGCCGCCTCGGGCGCCGCCGAGCGCCTGTTCGAGATTTTGCATGTGCAGCCGGAGATCACCGCGCCCGCTTCTCCGCGGGCGCTGCCGACGCCGGCGTGCGGCGAGGTCGGCTTCGATCATGTCAGCTTCGCCTATCCGGCGCGGCCCGACGTCAATGTGCTGGACGCCGTCTCGTTCACGGTGCGCCCCGGCGAGAAGGTCGCGATCGTCGGCCCGTCCGGCGCCGGCAAGAGCACGATCTTTCATCTGTTGCTGCGCTTCTACGATCCGCGGGGCGGCGCGATCTCGCTCGACGGCGTGCCGGTCATGGCGGCCGACCCGCGCGATTTCCGCGCACGCATCGCGCTGGTGCCGCAGGAGTCGACTGTGTTTGCCGCCAGCGCCCGCGAGAACATCCGCTTCGGGCGACCCGATGCGACCGATGCCGAGGTCGAGCGCGCCGCCGAGCTCGCCCACGCCGCCGAGTTCATTCGCCGCCTGCCCGACGGTTTCGAGACTCCGCTCGGCGAGCGCGGCGTGACATTGTCCGGCGGCCAGCGCCAGCGCATCGCGATCGCGCGCGCGATCCTGCGTGATGCGCCGCTCTTGCTGCTCGACGAGGCGACCTCGGCGCTCGATGCCGAAAGCGAGACGCTGGTGCAGACCGCGCTCGAAGAGCTGATGAGCCACCGCACCACGCTGGTGATCGCACACCGGCTCGCAACCGTGCTCTCCTGCGACCGCATCCTGGTGATGGACCAGGGCAGGATCGTCGAGCAGGGCACGCATGCAGAGCTGGTCGCGGCGAACGGGCTTTATGCCAGGCTGGCAAGGTTGCAGTTCGAGGGCGCGTAG
- the rpmE gene encoding 50S ribosomal protein L31, with translation MKAEIHPNYHTITVVMTDGTEYQTRSTWGKEGDKLHLDIDPKSHPAWTGGAQQIMDRGGRVSRFQKKFSGFLKKD, from the coding sequence ATGAAAGCCGAAATTCATCCGAATTATCATACGATTACGGTCGTGATGACCGACGGAACCGAGTACCAGACCCGCTCCACCTGGGGCAAGGAAGGCGACAAGCTGCACCTCGACATCGACCCGAAGTCGCATCCGGCCTGGACCGGCGGCGCCCAGCAGATCATGGATCGCGGCGGCCGCGTCTCGCGCTTCCAGAAGAAATTTTCCGGTTTTCTCAAAAAGGATTGA
- a CDS encoding DUF1465 family protein, protein MERLQADGALVQLSERFTNSAAFGALFREGMDLVEETAAYLDGAGRTEAKALDRAVSLTYATESMRLTTRLMQLASWLLLHRAVKEGEMTLVQANREKTKVKLTAADPGPADTIEKLPAQLQDLIHRSMSLQARVRRLDTTIHTPPTDHAAIGNPLVPHLNALKAAFER, encoded by the coding sequence ATGGAACGTTTGCAAGCCGACGGCGCTCTCGTTCAACTCAGCGAGCGGTTCACCAATTCTGCGGCGTTCGGCGCCCTGTTCCGTGAGGGGATGGACCTCGTCGAAGAAACCGCCGCCTATCTCGACGGCGCCGGCCGCACTGAGGCCAAGGCGCTCGATCGTGCCGTCAGCCTCACCTACGCGACCGAGAGCATGCGTCTCACCACGCGCCTGATGCAGCTCGCCTCGTGGCTGCTGTTGCATCGCGCGGTCAAGGAAGGTGAGATGACGCTCGTCCAGGCCAACCGCGAGAAGACCAAGGTCAAGCTCACCGCCGCCGATCCCGGTCCCGCCGATACCATCGAGAAGCTGCCGGCGCAGTTGCAGGATCTGATCCACCGCTCGATGAGCCTGCAGGCGCGTGTGCGCCGTCTCGACACCACCATCCACACCCCGCCGACCGATCACGCCGCGATCGGCAACCCGCTGGTGCCGCACCTGAACGCGCTCAAGGCCGCGTTCGAGCGGTAA
- a CDS encoding DUF1192 domain-containing protein — translation MPMEDDDRPRKKISHEIGQDLSLLSVEELTERVALLKAEIARLEEAATKKRASRDAANNFFKS, via the coding sequence ATGCCGATGGAAGACGACGACCGGCCTCGCAAGAAGATCAGCCACGAGATCGGACAGGATCTCTCACTATTGTCGGTGGAGGAGCTGACCGAGCGCGTCGCGCTGCTGAAGGCGGAAATCGCAAGGTTAGAGGAAGCCGCCACCAAGAAGCGCGCCTCGCGCGATGCGGCGAATAATTTCTTCAAGTCGTAG
- a CDS encoding NAD(P)H-quinone oxidoreductase gives MEKLPAQMTVVAISKPGGPEVLVPEQRALPQPGPDEILIKVQAAGVNRPDVAQRSGSYPPPPGASDLPGLEVAGEVVAVGSNAKRHKIGDKVMSLVAGGGYAQYCIAQDGQAMKVPPALSIKEAGALPETLMTVWHNVFERGGLKAGETLLIHGGSSGIGTMAIQLAKAFGAKVIVTVGSQDKIDACLKLGADRAINYKTEDFVAVVKAETNNAGANLILDMVAGEYVDRNYDAAAVDGRIVQIATLNGPKVNVNIAKVMVKRLTHTGSTLRPRSNADKAAMVAAIEAKVMPLLSEGRVKPLMDSSFPLEKAADAHRRMETSAHIGKIVLEV, from the coding sequence ATGGAAAAGCTGCCCGCGCAAATGACCGTGGTCGCCATCTCCAAGCCCGGCGGACCCGAGGTGCTGGTGCCGGAACAGCGGGCGCTGCCGCAGCCTGGCCCCGACGAGATCCTGATCAAGGTGCAGGCCGCGGGCGTCAACCGGCCCGACGTGGCGCAGCGCTCCGGGTCTTACCCGCCGCCGCCCGGCGCCAGCGACCTGCCGGGACTCGAGGTCGCCGGTGAGGTGGTGGCTGTCGGCAGCAACGCCAAGCGGCACAAGATCGGCGACAAGGTGATGTCACTCGTCGCCGGCGGTGGCTATGCGCAGTATTGCATCGCTCAGGACGGCCAGGCCATGAAGGTGCCCCCGGCGTTGTCGATCAAGGAAGCCGGCGCGCTGCCGGAGACCTTGATGACGGTCTGGCACAACGTGTTTGAACGCGGCGGGCTGAAGGCCGGCGAAACGCTGCTGATCCATGGCGGCTCCTCGGGCATCGGCACCATGGCGATCCAGCTTGCGAAAGCGTTCGGCGCGAAGGTGATCGTCACCGTCGGCTCGCAGGACAAGATCGATGCCTGCCTGAAGCTCGGCGCGGACCGCGCCATCAACTACAAGACCGAGGACTTCGTCGCTGTGGTCAAGGCGGAGACCAACAATGCCGGCGCCAACCTGATCCTCGACATGGTCGCCGGCGAGTATGTCGATCGCAACTATGATGCCGCAGCGGTCGACGGCCGCATCGTGCAAATCGCGACCCTCAACGGCCCCAAGGTCAACGTCAACATCGCCAAGGTGATGGTCAAGCGCCTGACGCATACCGGCTCGACGCTGCGCCCCCGTAGTAATGCGGACAAGGCGGCGATGGTGGCCGCGATCGAGGCGAAAGTGATGCCGCTTCTGAGCGAGGGCCGCGTCAAGCCACTGATGGACAGCAGTTTCCCGCTGGAAAAGGCCGCAGACGCGCACCGGCGGATGGAGACCAGCGCACATATTGGCAAAATTGTGTTGGAGGTCTAG